A part of Acidobacteriota bacterium genomic DNA contains:
- a CDS encoding nucleotidyl transferase AbiEii/AbiGii toxin family protein: protein MEVHPGLADGLTRLAGLLENLGIPFCVAGGWAVGMWAAPRATEDIDLLVILGAGDRERVREALEREMRLVQSHDAPFSLGIVSVWRNVVFLEGGAEPVVLDFILAEHPVLAGMLARRVRIPFRGIPLPVISLEDLILLKVLSSRPQDRLDVEALVAAGHPLDRGYLASAARGLGVALPGPLAP, encoded by the coding sequence GTGGAAGTCCACCCCGGCCTCGCCGACGGCCTGACCCGCCTGGCCGGCCTGCTCGAGAACCTGGGAATCCCCTTCTGCGTGGCGGGCGGTTGGGCGGTGGGGATGTGGGCAGCTCCCCGGGCCACCGAGGACATCGACCTGCTGGTCATCCTGGGGGCCGGCGACCGGGAGCGGGTCAGGGAAGCCCTTGAGAGGGAGATGCGCCTGGTGCAGAGCCACGATGCCCCTTTCTCCCTTGGCATCGTTTCGGTCTGGCGGAACGTTGTTTTCCTCGAGGGGGGGGCGGAGCCGGTCGTTCTCGACTTCATCCTGGCCGAACACCCGGTCCTGGCAGGAATGCTTGCCCGGCGGGTACGGATTCCCTTCCGAGGCATCCCGCTCCCCGTCATTTCCCTGGAGGACCTCATCCTGCTGAAAGTGCTCTCGTCGAGGCCCCAGGACCGCCTCGACGTGGAGGCGCTGGTCGCGGCGGGGCACCCGCTGGACCGGGGCTACCTGGCGTCCGCGGCACGGGGCCTGGGCGTGGCTCTGCCGGGACCGCTCGCCCCCTGA
- the truB gene encoding tRNA pseudouridine(55) synthase TruB, producing the protein MNPGLHLAHKPVGRTSFSLVRAFQAEAAAAGGRPLRVCHGGTLDPFAEGLLLVLIGQATRLMDLHHPIPKHYEAEVVWGEETDNGDPLGRVVARGDPAALGPAALDLALQAFIGWHDQVPPETCAKKIGGEPAYRKVHRGETVVLPPCRVYLHAARWLGHDLPRSSRLELVCRGGFYVRALARDLGRALGCGAHLRRLRRTRIGPYADPGPEGAAPVSGEGLLPWCASRALADDELGHLRRGRGIPRGPVAPPAWRPPPGFPDPAAPVRAFHRGRLVALLREENDDLHPTTLLPGGL; encoded by the coding sequence TTGAACCCTGGCCTGCACCTTGCCCACAAACCGGTCGGCCGCACCAGTTTTTCGTTGGTTCGGGCGTTCCAGGCCGAGGCCGCCGCCGCGGGCGGCCGGCCGCTGCGGGTCTGCCACGGGGGGACCCTGGACCCCTTCGCCGAGGGGCTGTTGCTCGTCCTTATCGGCCAGGCCACCCGCCTCATGGACCTGCATCACCCCATCCCCAAGCACTACGAGGCCGAGGTGGTCTGGGGTGAGGAGACGGACAACGGCGACCCCCTCGGGCGCGTCGTCGCCCGGGGCGACCCCGCGGCCCTGGGCCCGGCCGCGCTGGACCTCGCCCTTCAGGCCTTCATCGGCTGGCACGACCAGGTCCCGCCCGAGACCTGCGCCAAGAAAATCGGGGGCGAACCCGCTTACCGGAAGGTGCACCGGGGCGAAACCGTCGTCCTGCCCCCCTGCCGCGTCTACCTCCACGCGGCCCGCTGGCTCGGCCACGACCTGCCCCGCTCCAGCCGGCTGGAACTGGTCTGCCGCGGCGGGTTTTACGTCCGGGCCCTGGCCCGGGACCTCGGGCGCGCCCTCGGCTGCGGCGCCCACCTCCGCCGGCTCCGGCGCACCCGGATCGGCCCCTACGCCGACCCGGGCCCGGAAGGAGCGGCCCCGGTCAGCGGGGAGGGCCTCCTCCCCTGGTGCGCCTCCCGGGCCCTCGCCGACGACGAACTGGGCCACTTGCGCAGGGGCCGGGGCATTCCCCGGGGCCCCGTCGCCCCGCCGGCCTGGCGCCCGCCGCCGGGTTTCCCCGACCCCGCCGCCCCGGTCCGGGCCTTCCACCGAGGGCGCCTCGTCGCCCTCCTGCGCGAGGAAAACGACGACCTGCACCCAACCACCCTCCTGCCCGGCGGGCTGTGA
- a CDS encoding NDP-sugar synthase, giving the protein MKALILAGSKGVELLPLTANVPKPVVHVGNIPFIFYQLDSLKRAGVKEVVLSLSYLPRRIKDILGDGANYGMVIRYAVETVPLGTAGALRNAADMLEQKVIVMNGDILTSIDLGKVIKEHQHKRAQVTLVTGRAANPSHFGVVNLDARGTVTDFTEKPRDRMLPRDQVNVGIYVFNAAVLDRIPADTHYTLERDLFPRLIETGVPIHAFCTNDYWTDIGDPAGYLQANLDVIAGKVSLPKFFGLYEKQPVTAPANSRIDGTSLIDPSCMIKPGVDIENSVIGPNCRLEDGVMIRDSVLLQGTRVKAGASLRYCIVGKHCVIGEGVSVSRGAVFGDKSTVTDYSTF; this is encoded by the coding sequence ATGAAGGCGCTGATCCTGGCTGGAAGCAAGGGAGTCGAACTGCTTCCGCTGACGGCCAACGTGCCCAAACCGGTCGTTCACGTCGGGAACATCCCCTTCATCTTTTATCAGTTGGACAGCCTCAAGCGCGCGGGGGTCAAGGAAGTCGTTCTCTCGCTGAGCTATCTTCCCCGGCGGATCAAGGACATCCTCGGCGACGGCGCCAACTACGGGATGGTGATCCGTTACGCCGTGGAAACCGTTCCGCTCGGCACCGCCGGCGCCCTCCGGAACGCCGCGGACATGCTGGAACAGAAGGTCATCGTGATGAACGGCGACATCCTGACGTCCATCGATCTCGGGAAGGTCATCAAGGAGCATCAGCACAAGCGCGCGCAAGTGACCCTGGTCACCGGCCGGGCGGCCAACCCCTCCCACTTCGGCGTGGTGAACCTCGACGCCCGGGGGACGGTGACCGACTTCACGGAGAAACCGCGGGACCGCATGCTGCCCCGCGACCAGGTCAACGTCGGGATCTACGTCTTCAACGCCGCGGTCCTGGACCGGATCCCCGCGGACACCCACTACACCCTCGAGCGGGACCTCTTCCCCCGGCTCATCGAGACCGGCGTCCCGATCCACGCGTTCTGCACCAACGACTACTGGACCGACATCGGGGACCCCGCCGGCTACCTCCAGGCCAACCTCGACGTGATCGCGGGGAAGGTTTCCCTGCCCAAATTCTTCGGGCTCTATGAGAAACAACCGGTCACCGCGCCCGCCAACTCCCGGATCGACGGCACGTCCCTCATCGACCCCTCCTGCATGATCAAGCCTGGCGTGGACATCGAGAATTCCGTCATCGGGCCCAACTGCCGCCTCGAGGACGGGGTCATGATCCGCGATTCCGTTCTCCTCCAGGGCACCCGGGTCAAGGCCGGGGCCAGCCTCCGCTACTGCATCGTCGGCAAGCACTGCGTCATCGGCGAGGGGGTGAGCGTGTCCCGGGGCGCGGTCTTCGGCGATAAGAGCACCGTCACGGATTACAGTACCTTTTAA
- the gdhA gene encoding NADP-specific glutamate dehydrogenase, whose product MSKFVDDFMAYLIAKNPNEPEFHQAVREVVMTLEPVIEKNARYREGKILERIVEPERTILFRVPWVDDRNQIQVNKGYRVEFNSAIGPYKGGLRFHPSVNLGILKFLGFEQIFKNSLTTLPMGGGKGGSDFDPKGKSDMEVMRFCQSFITELYRHIGADTDVPAGDIGVGGREIGFMFGQYRRITNVFTGVLTGKGIKWGGSLIRPEATGYGAVYFAAEMLATRGQTFEGKTVAVSGKGNVAQYTIQKVTQLGGKCISICDSGGTIVDMDGIDAGKLAYIQELESVRRGRAKEYADTYKSAQFYPGKSIWEVITSEGIKVDAAFPSATQNEITGETAKGLVDNGCYCVSEGANMPTTPDGIDVFIENNVLYGPGKAANAGGVSTSGLEMSQNSMRLGWPREEVDARLHQIMKSIHKACLDAAATYGKPGNYMYGANIAGFVKVADAMLDQGVI is encoded by the coding sequence ATGTCCAAGTTTGTCGATGATTTCATGGCGTACCTGATCGCGAAGAACCCGAACGAGCCGGAGTTCCACCAGGCCGTGCGGGAGGTGGTGATGACCCTGGAGCCGGTCATCGAGAAGAATGCCCGCTACCGCGAAGGGAAGATCCTGGAACGCATCGTGGAACCCGAGCGCACGATCCTGTTCCGCGTGCCCTGGGTGGACGACAGGAACCAGATCCAGGTCAACAAGGGCTACCGCGTGGAGTTCAACTCCGCCATCGGCCCCTACAAGGGCGGCCTGCGCTTCCACCCCAGCGTCAACCTGGGCATCCTCAAGTTCCTGGGCTTCGAGCAGATCTTCAAGAACAGCCTCACCACGCTCCCCATGGGCGGCGGCAAGGGCGGCTCCGACTTCGACCCCAAGGGCAAGTCGGACATGGAAGTGATGCGCTTCTGCCAATCCTTCATCACCGAGCTGTACCGCCACATCGGCGCCGACACGGACGTCCCGGCCGGCGACATCGGCGTGGGCGGTCGCGAGATCGGCTTCATGTTCGGCCAGTACCGCCGCATCACCAACGTCTTCACCGGCGTGCTCACCGGCAAGGGCATCAAGTGGGGCGGCTCCCTGATCCGCCCGGAGGCCACCGGTTACGGCGCCGTCTACTTCGCCGCCGAGATGCTGGCCACCCGCGGCCAGACCTTCGAAGGCAAGACCGTGGCCGTCAGCGGCAAGGGGAACGTGGCCCAGTACACCATCCAGAAGGTCACCCAGCTGGGCGGCAAGTGCATCTCCATCTGCGACTCCGGCGGCACCATCGTCGACATGGACGGCATCGACGCCGGCAAGCTGGCCTACATCCAGGAACTGGAAAGCGTGCGCCGCGGCCGGGCCAAGGAGTACGCCGACACCTACAAGAGCGCCCAGTTCTACCCCGGCAAGAGCATCTGGGAAGTGATCACCTCCGAGGGGATCAAGGTGGACGCCGCCTTCCCGAGCGCCACCCAGAACGAGATCACGGGCGAGACCGCCAAGGGCCTGGTGGACAACGGCTGCTACTGCGTCTCCGAGGGCGCCAACATGCCCACCACCCCCGACGGCATCGACGTCTTCATCGAGAACAACGTCCTCTACGGCCCCGGCAAGGCGGCCAACGCCGGCGGCGTGTCCACCTCCGGCCTCGAGATGTCCCAGAACAGCATGCGCCTGGGCTGGCCCCGCGAGGAAGTGGACGCCCGGCTGCACCAGATCATGAAGAGCATCCACAAGGCCTGCCTGGACGCCGCCGCCACCTACGGCAAGCCCGGCAACTACATGTACGGCGCCAACATCGCCGGCTTCGTCAAGGTCGCCGACGCGATGCTGGACCAGGGCGTGATCTAG
- a CDS encoding tyrosine-protein phosphatase, whose translation MKNEIKPDTPRPAQFRITPSGLVLCLVTVLLAAAAAQAHACLALRGVDLSDLLAAVHHPDAAVRDARWARPMPPTPGVGNFHQVSPDLYRGAQPTAEGFARLRALGIRTVVNLRWAHSDRDLLGSTGLGYIHIPTETLLLGDREVVAFLRAVADPSKRPLFVHCAHGADRTGTLCAVYRVVVQGWSREDAIREMTAGGYGFHRGYGNLVHYLQTLEIGKIRAEAGF comes from the coding sequence ATGAAAAACGAGATAAAACCCGACACCCCTCGGCCGGCGCAGTTCCGGATCACCCCTTCCGGGTTGGTCCTGTGCCTGGTGACCGTTCTCCTCGCGGCGGCGGCGGCCCAGGCCCACGCCTGCCTGGCGCTCCGGGGGGTGGACCTCTCGGACCTCCTGGCGGCGGTTCACCATCCGGACGCCGCCGTCCGGGACGCCCGCTGGGCCCGCCCCATGCCGCCCACCCCCGGCGTGGGGAACTTCCACCAGGTCAGCCCCGATCTCTACCGCGGCGCCCAGCCCACGGCGGAAGGGTTCGCCCGGCTCCGGGCGCTGGGGATCCGGACGGTGGTGAACCTCCGCTGGGCCCACAGCGACCGTGACCTTCTCGGATCGACCGGCTTGGGCTACATCCACATCCCCACCGAAACGCTTCTCCTGGGGGACCGGGAGGTCGTCGCGTTCCTGAGGGCGGTCGCCGACCCGTCGAAACGGCCCCTCTTCGTCCACTGCGCCCACGGGGCCGACCGGACCGGCACCCTGTGCGCCGTCTACCGGGTCGTCGTCCAGGGCTGGTCCCGGGAAGACGCCATCCGGGAGATGACCGCGGGGGGGTACGGCTTTCACCGGGGTTACGGCAACCTGGTCCACTACCTGCAGACGCTGGAGATCGGGAAAATCCGGGCGGAGGCGGGGTTCTGA
- a CDS encoding ABC transporter ATP-binding protein produces the protein MSETAIHLENVRVGYGRRRVLDGLDLRVERGTVNGLLGLNGSGKTTLMRLLNGLLPPSGGTVRVLGLDPWRQRVALQRRLAFMPEHPALYDDLDAGSFLRFCRRLHPAFDLVGARDRLEALGVPLGTRLGRLSRGQRGLVSLSAALARRAEVLLLDDPTLGLDLPARRNLYRTILEDLAERDTAVLFATHQPAEVEGILTHVAFLRDGRIVAGGPLDELKRARAGEATAPDLEELTFQILGGQDAA, from the coding sequence ATGAGTGAAACCGCCATCCACCTTGAAAACGTCCGTGTCGGCTACGGCCGCCGCCGGGTCCTCGACGGTCTCGATCTGAGGGTCGAGCGGGGGACCGTCAACGGTCTTCTGGGACTCAACGGCTCCGGGAAGACCACCCTGATGCGCCTTCTGAACGGCCTGCTCCCCCCCTCCGGCGGCACGGTCCGCGTCCTGGGCCTGGACCCCTGGCGGCAACGGGTCGCGCTCCAGCGGCGGCTGGCTTTCATGCCCGAGCACCCCGCCCTCTACGACGACCTTGACGCCGGATCGTTCCTCCGTTTCTGCCGCCGCCTCCACCCCGCGTTCGACCTCGTCGGCGCGCGGGACCGGCTCGAAGCGCTGGGCGTGCCCCTGGGCACCCGGCTCGGCCGGCTCTCGCGCGGGCAGCGGGGGCTCGTCTCCCTGTCGGCCGCCCTGGCCCGCCGGGCCGAGGTCCTCCTCCTGGACGACCCCACCCTGGGCCTGGACCTCCCCGCCCGTCGCAACCTCTACCGGACCATCCTGGAAGACCTGGCGGAGCGTGACACGGCGGTCCTGTTCGCCACTCACCAACCGGCCGAGGTGGAAGGCATCCTGACGCACGTCGCCTTTCTTCGCGACGGCCGCATCGTGGCCGGCGGCCCCCTTGACGAGCTCAAGCGGGCCCGCGCCGGCGAAGCGACGGCCCCCGACCTCGAAGAACTGACCTTTCAGATCCTGGGAGGACAAGATGCTGCTTAA
- a CDS encoding GntR family transcriptional regulator: MTLNHKSPVPLFEQLKEQIRLRVLAGSLGPGDPVPSIRQLAVQLTVNPNTIAKVYRELELEGVLENRPGKGCFVTSTGRSEDDLRREREERVRREVREAVVRWRALGFDPGEIARFIEETNHE; this comes from the coding sequence ATGACCCTCAACCACAAATCCCCCGTCCCCCTCTTCGAGCAGCTCAAGGAGCAGATCCGGCTCCGGGTCCTGGCCGGGAGCCTCGGCCCGGGTGACCCCGTCCCCTCCATCCGGCAGCTGGCGGTCCAGCTGACGGTGAACCCCAACACCATCGCGAAGGTGTACCGGGAGCTGGAACTGGAGGGCGTCCTGGAGAACCGCCCCGGCAAGGGGTGCTTCGTGACGTCCACCGGCCGGTCCGAGGACGACCTCCGTCGTGAGCGGGAGGAGCGCGTGCGCCGGGAGGTTCGGGAGGCGGTGGTCCGCTGGAGGGCCTTGGGCTTTGACCCGGGCGAGATCGCCCGTTTCATAGAGGAGACCAACCATGAGTGA
- a CDS encoding beta-lactamase family protein, translating to MPNPRSPRFPAGSIPLIPLIIAFTLGCPTPSPAAAPSLRDRVQARLQAVADAAVKDGDYPGISLAASLPDGTILTAVAGVADRDTRVPLKPSDRMPAGSVGKTFVAAAALQLAKEGRLDLDAKVGHYLGEAPWFPRLPNAGDLTVRMLLNHTAGLERHEFKEAFTTALTRDPDRAWKPAELVAYVLDDRPLFPAGKGWAYSDTHYIVLGMVLEKITGTAWFGMLRERFLEPLRLKDTLPAESRVIPGLVQGYAGEANPFGGTDAMITNGRFAFNPRNEWTGGGVVSTPRDLARWARELYAGPLIDPALRAQMLEGVATDMGPGVTYGLGVLIRPSSRGITWGHSGFFPGYLTDMAYFPDLRVAVAVQANSSVPRRRGRALFPLLVEVAGALGSSGSSCRVP from the coding sequence GTGCCCAATCCCCGATCCCCCCGTTTCCCGGCCGGTTCGATCCCCCTGATCCCCCTGATCATTGCCTTCACCCTGGGTTGTCCGACGCCTTCCCCGGCCGCTGCCCCGTCGCTCCGGGACCGTGTGCAGGCGCGTCTCCAGGCGGTGGCCGACGCGGCGGTGAAGGACGGGGACTACCCCGGCATCAGCCTCGCCGCGTCCCTGCCCGACGGGACGATCCTCACCGCCGTGGCCGGGGTGGCGGACCGGGACACCCGCGTTCCCCTCAAACCGTCGGACCGGATGCCGGCGGGGAGCGTCGGCAAGACCTTCGTCGCAGCGGCGGCGCTGCAGCTCGCGAAAGAGGGCCGGCTGGACCTCGACGCCAAGGTCGGGCACTATCTCGGCGAGGCCCCCTGGTTCCCCCGGCTTCCCAATGCCGGGGACCTCACCGTCCGAATGCTCCTCAACCACACGGCCGGCCTGGAGCGCCACGAGTTCAAGGAAGCGTTCACCACCGCCCTCACCCGGGACCCCGACAGGGCCTGGAAACCGGCGGAGCTGGTGGCCTACGTCCTGGACGACCGGCCCCTCTTCCCCGCCGGGAAAGGGTGGGCCTACTCCGACACGCACTACATCGTGCTGGGCATGGTCCTGGAGAAAATCACGGGGACAGCGTGGTTCGGCATGCTCCGGGAGAGGTTCCTCGAGCCCCTTCGGCTGAAGGACACCCTCCCTGCCGAGTCCCGGGTCATCCCGGGGCTCGTCCAGGGGTATGCCGGGGAGGCCAATCCCTTCGGCGGCACCGACGCCATGATCACGAACGGCCGCTTCGCCTTCAACCCCCGGAACGAGTGGACGGGCGGGGGGGTGGTCTCCACGCCCCGGGACCTGGCGCGCTGGGCCCGGGAACTGTACGCGGGCCCCCTGATCGACCCCGCCCTGCGGGCCCAAATGCTGGAGGGGGTCGCCACCGACATGGGGCCGGGCGTGACCTATGGGCTGGGGGTGCTGATCCGCCCTTCCAGCCGGGGGATCACCTGGGGCCACAGCGGCTTCTTCCCCGGCTACCTGACGGACATGGCGTACTTCCCCGACCTCCGCGTGGCGGTGGCAGTCCAGGCGAACTCCAGCGTCCCCCGCCGCCGGGGGAGAGCCCTCTTCCCGCTCCTGGTGGAGGTCGCCGGGGCCCTGGGTTCAAGCGGTTCGTCGTGCCGGGTTCCCTGA